Proteins from a genomic interval of Amycolatopsis sp. cg13:
- a CDS encoding exo-alpha-sialidase yields the protein MRRWTPVLAFLTSLAVLATVLAPVAEAAGKKLLVPGFGSYPRLVRLEYSPFGRGTIIAALTSEDGNGRFAPILESADEGETFHRISEIRDPDAKFGQCCGTLYELPQRVGRLRAGTLLWAATYRQDSGPQRRMGIKVWASRDGGRNWRYLSEAALSHNHDGIWEPEFTVDAGGTLWLHYADETQAPKYGQVLNRVASTDGINWGTKQLTMAIGPSRVRPGMPNIRRLPDGRYWFGYEICNYRDRYCDPYYKISADGANWGDPADPGTRVNTANGNYFQHAQTTTLFPGGPNGVRLVMVGQIYTRADGTPVSGNGQTLLANDNFGAGNWYEMPAPVHITGIYNNYCPNYSSTVLPVDGGKNVLEIATEYANGCQAYFGKGPAF from the coding sequence ATGCGCCGCTGGACTCCCGTGCTTGCCTTCCTCACCTCGCTGGCGGTCCTCGCGACCGTGCTCGCGCCGGTCGCGGAAGCAGCGGGCAAGAAGTTGCTCGTACCCGGTTTCGGCTCGTACCCGAGGCTGGTGCGGCTGGAGTACTCGCCGTTCGGGCGCGGGACCATCATCGCGGCGCTGACCAGCGAGGACGGCAACGGCCGGTTCGCGCCGATCCTCGAAAGCGCCGACGAGGGCGAGACCTTCCACCGGATCAGCGAGATCCGCGACCCGGACGCCAAGTTCGGCCAATGCTGCGGAACGCTCTACGAACTGCCGCAGCGGGTCGGCAGGCTGCGCGCGGGCACGCTGCTCTGGGCGGCGACCTACCGGCAGGACTCGGGCCCGCAGCGCCGGATGGGGATCAAGGTGTGGGCCAGCCGCGACGGCGGCCGCAACTGGCGGTACCTCTCCGAGGCGGCGCTCTCGCACAACCACGACGGCATCTGGGAGCCGGAGTTCACTGTGGACGCCGGCGGCACGCTCTGGCTGCACTACGCCGACGAGACGCAGGCGCCGAAGTACGGCCAGGTGCTCAACCGCGTCGCCTCGACCGACGGCATCAACTGGGGAACCAAGCAGCTCACGATGGCCATCGGGCCGTCCAGGGTGCGGCCGGGCATGCCGAACATCCGCAGGCTGCCCGACGGGCGGTACTGGTTCGGCTACGAGATCTGCAACTACCGCGACCGCTACTGCGATCCGTATTACAAAATCTCCGCCGACGGCGCGAACTGGGGCGACCCGGCCGACCCCGGCACCCGCGTGAACACCGCGAACGGCAACTACTTCCAGCACGCCCAGACCACCACCCTGTTCCCCGGCGGCCCGAACGGCGTGCGGCTGGTGATGGTCGGCCAGATCTACACGCGGGCCGACGGCACCCCGGTGTCCGGAAACGGGCAGACGCTGCTGGCCAACGACAACTTCGGCGCCGGAAACTGGTACGAGATGCCCGCGCCGGTGCACATCACCGGCATCTACAACAACTACTGCCCCAACTACTCGTCCACCGTGCTGCCGGTCGACGGCGGGAAGAACGT
- a CDS encoding AAA family ATPase, which translates to MSTILQASKNPQVDNLDIFTPNLTPAQNKGLLAEMQAAWVEIHRRGQVRVVISTSQQSLTAGAELVKSGVEVRVPRVLASEDVSYHIFRGGESATIIVNYRDSGKNFPTKLGGPSLLEVFRSNFEKIWASSAPYESVIAEKILENTGPATGKSQILERITETRAIYRLDKSAEKAIVTHVAFRRDSSVIFIVGLPGAGKSTIRRELSLLLRKRRFQTEELTDYVYAFRDFVHGAILLDDTRGRGFRPSLGGAFRVADEIHLKPALKSLAEQVWSSKSATRITLVEFARADMLDALREFGDDVLLRSQVIHVHAEPETRDRRLKVRATPPMIAVDQLSVNISVSDDHRLPTTAAGELYDHEGLDELLKYRALQGRIFQIDNNADTATQTETQERLSEFVNSVTKAYESS; encoded by the coding sequence GTGTCGACCATTTTGCAAGCCTCGAAAAATCCGCAGGTAGACAATCTCGACATTTTCACGCCTAATCTGACGCCCGCGCAAAACAAAGGTCTTCTCGCGGAAATGCAGGCCGCGTGGGTGGAAATACATCGGCGCGGTCAGGTCCGGGTCGTCATCAGCACGTCGCAACAGTCGTTGACCGCCGGTGCGGAACTCGTCAAAAGCGGCGTCGAAGTGCGCGTGCCGCGAGTTCTGGCCAGCGAGGATGTCTCGTACCACATCTTCCGGGGCGGAGAAAGCGCCACGATCATCGTGAACTACCGGGACTCCGGCAAGAACTTCCCCACCAAACTGGGCGGCCCGTCCCTGCTCGAAGTCTTTCGCAGCAACTTCGAGAAAATCTGGGCGAGCTCAGCGCCGTACGAATCCGTTATCGCGGAGAAGATCCTGGAGAACACCGGGCCCGCGACCGGCAAGTCGCAGATCCTCGAGCGAATCACCGAAACCCGGGCCATCTACCGTCTGGACAAGTCCGCGGAGAAAGCCATCGTGACGCACGTCGCGTTCCGGCGCGACTCGTCCGTCATTTTCATCGTCGGGCTCCCCGGAGCCGGAAAGTCCACTATCCGCAGGGAGCTGTCCCTGCTGCTGCGGAAACGTCGGTTTCAGACCGAGGAACTAACGGACTACGTATACGCGTTTCGCGACTTCGTCCACGGTGCGATTCTCCTGGACGACACGCGCGGAAGGGGGTTCCGGCCCTCTCTTGGCGGAGCGTTCCGGGTGGCTGACGAAATCCATCTGAAGCCCGCGTTGAAGTCTCTCGCCGAACAGGTTTGGTCGAGCAAAAGCGCCACGCGCATCACCCTGGTCGAATTCGCTCGAGCCGACATGCTGGACGCACTGCGCGAGTTCGGCGACGACGTCCTGCTGCGATCGCAGGTAATCCACGTGCATGCGGAACCCGAGACGCGCGACCGCCGGCTCAAGGTTCGGGCCACGCCGCCGATGATCGCCGTCGACCAATTGTCGGTGAATATTTCCGTCTCGGACGACCATCGGTTGCCGACCACGGCGGCGGGCGAGCTGTACGACCACGAAGGCCTCGACGAGCTGCTCAAGTACCGGGCACTGCAAGGCCGGATATTTCAGATCGACAACAACGCTGACACAGCAACCCAAACGGAGACTCAGGAACGGCTCTCCGAGTTCGTCAACAGCGTGACCAAAGCGTACGAAAGCTCCTGA
- a CDS encoding YajQ family cyclic di-GMP-binding protein, producing the protein MADPSFDVVSKVDRQEVDNALNQASKELGTRFDFRGTGTGISWSGEEAIAIESETEERALAAVEVFKEKLIKRNISLKAFEAGEPAISGKIYKISGKILQGIASDKAKQIAKFIRDEGPKGVQAQIQGDQLRVSGKKKDQLQDVISLLKGKDFEIALQFTNYR; encoded by the coding sequence GTGGCGGATCCCTCTTTCGACGTGGTGAGCAAGGTCGACCGCCAGGAGGTGGACAACGCGCTGAACCAGGCCAGCAAGGAACTGGGCACGCGGTTCGACTTCCGCGGCACCGGAACCGGCATCAGCTGGTCCGGCGAGGAAGCCATCGCGATCGAGTCGGAGACCGAAGAGCGCGCCCTCGCGGCGGTGGAGGTCTTCAAGGAGAAGCTGATCAAGCGGAACATCTCGCTGAAGGCCTTCGAAGCCGGCGAGCCCGCGATCTCCGGCAAAATTTACAAGATCAGCGGCAAGATCCTGCAGGGCATCGCGTCGGACAAGGCGAAGCAGATCGCGAAGTTCATTCGCGACGAGGGCCCGAAGGGCGTGCAAGCCCAGATCCAGGGCGACCAGCTGCGGGTGTCGGGCAAGAAGAAGGACCAGCTGCAGGATGTGATCTCCCTGCTGAAGGGCAAGGACTTCGAGATCGCTCTGCAGTTCACCAACTATCGGTGA